The Oncorhynchus mykiss isolate Arlee chromosome 28, USDA_OmykA_1.1, whole genome shotgun sequence genome includes a window with the following:
- the LOC110508706 gene encoding E3 ubiquitin-protein ligase RNF152-like — protein sequence MESLSQQESILDCQISQQDSMLECQICFNYYSSWHRPKLLDCQHTCCSVCLTQMRMSQSELRCPWCRCVTTLPPGVSVSQLLDDPDTMAIISVPYTPVFIRLPCNAYLPVEHHERATGMEEEHGMREGEEGSCKSAFGTRFCLVAVVGFVLLLLVYIILHSMNCNSERFTMISCG from the coding sequence ATGGAATCTCTCTCACAACAAGAGTCCATTCTAGATTGTCAGATCTCACAACAAGACTCCATGTTAGAATGTCAGATCTGTTTCAACTATTACAGTTCGTGGCATAGGCCCAAGCTCCTGGACTGCCAGCACACCTGCTGCTCAGTGTGCTTGACCCAGATGAGGATGAGCCAGAGTGAGCTGCGCTGCCCCTGGTGTCGCTGTGTCACCACTTTGCCCCCAGGGGTCTCTGTCTCCCAACTCCTAGATGACCCGGACACTATGGCCATCATCTCTGTCCCATACACACCTGTCTTCATACGGCTTCCGTGTAATGCCTACCTTCCAGTAGAACACCATGAGAGGGCTACAGGGATGGAGGAGGAACATGGAATGAGGGAAGGGGAGGAAGGTAGTTGTAAGAGCGCATTTGGGACCAGGTTCTGCTTAGTGGCTGTTGTGGGATTTGTCCTACTCTTACTTGTGTACATTATACTGCACAGCATGAACTGCAACTCAGAACGGTTCACCATGATATCCTGTGGCTGA